One region of Flavobacterium pisciphilum genomic DNA includes:
- a CDS encoding tetratricopeptide repeat-containing sensor histidine kinase, which produces MKNNYHILLLLFVVLFGCTKKNRVDNSQNSTIDSLPIYLSLANDVNLSFKDKQDYNKKAFSIIINQKDDSLNKVNLFKVANRYYNMSDWQAYKETSKLILQRAKSSHDSIHMAKAYTYLGDYYTFKTISDSAFMNYFKAEKVYLRIDDKYNLAKTFLSKANLQFSVGDLFESEITVFKALRILKQQKNVSNLLYDSYNLLGVIYNEQEEFNKALEFHNKALSTLGDKSIASDLQLKAASLNNIGFVYLCTYNYKQAKESFQKGLEQKNLFKEKTALYAMLLDNLAYSKFKLKESKGLPGQFYQALKIRDSLNLTSGIILNKMHLSEYFSYKKDTLKAIQYSKEALSLSRNSNRLRNILDALKQIALVDPEKASVYSKEYIQINEKLQKEERKMGEKFSRIEYETNEIKDENTSLNIQNRTLIYVFSICGLLGLFFYVYLTQKSKNRELLFKQQQQVANEDIYNLMISQQNAIEAIRIKEKKKVAQDLHDGILGRMFGVRISLDSLDKVDDATAAVKRKKYLSDLREIEQDIREISHDLNKEKSELINNFVVIVDKLLENQKATFDSELISSIDSSIRWDLVGNSIKINLYRIIQEALQNCNKYAQAKTIKIELKNEVNHLSLLISDDGVGFNVNRTKKGIGLQNIFYRTKECDGTIDIRSNKVDGTVIVIKIPIDQKINLQNNDN; this is translated from the coding sequence TTGAAAAATAACTACCATATATTATTGTTATTATTTGTTGTCTTGTTTGGGTGTACCAAGAAAAACAGGGTAGACAATAGTCAGAACTCTACCATAGATAGTCTTCCGATCTATTTATCATTGGCAAATGATGTTAATTTGTCATTTAAGGATAAACAAGATTATAACAAAAAGGCTTTTTCCATTATTATAAATCAGAAAGACGACTCCCTTAATAAAGTAAATTTATTTAAAGTGGCTAATCGGTATTATAATATGAGTGATTGGCAAGCATATAAAGAAACCTCAAAATTAATTTTACAGCGAGCAAAAAGTAGCCATGATTCAATTCATATGGCAAAGGCTTATACTTACCTAGGAGATTATTATACTTTTAAAACAATTTCAGATAGTGCTTTTATGAACTATTTTAAGGCTGAGAAAGTATATCTTCGAATTGATGATAAATATAATCTCGCCAAAACCTTTTTAAGTAAAGCAAATTTACAATTTAGTGTAGGAGATCTCTTTGAGAGTGAAATAACAGTTTTTAAAGCTTTACGAATTTTGAAACAGCAAAAAAACGTAAGTAATCTGCTATATGATTCATATAATCTTCTAGGAGTAATATATAATGAACAGGAAGAATTTAATAAAGCACTAGAATTCCACAACAAAGCATTAAGTACTCTTGGTGATAAATCAATCGCTTCAGATCTTCAGTTAAAAGCTGCTTCACTCAATAATATAGGGTTTGTTTATTTATGCACATATAATTATAAACAAGCAAAAGAATCTTTTCAAAAGGGTTTGGAGCAAAAAAACTTATTTAAAGAGAAAACGGCATTATATGCCATGTTATTAGACAATTTAGCTTATTCTAAATTTAAATTAAAAGAATCGAAAGGACTTCCAGGTCAATTCTATCAGGCCTTAAAAATAAGAGATAGTTTAAATCTAACTTCGGGGATTATATTGAATAAGATGCATCTTTCTGAATATTTTTCATATAAGAAAGACACCTTAAAAGCGATACAATATTCTAAAGAAGCCCTTAGTTTATCTCGAAATTCAAATAGATTGAGGAATATTTTAGATGCTCTAAAACAAATAGCTCTTGTAGATCCTGAAAAAGCATCAGTTTATTCGAAAGAATACATTCAGATAAATGAGAAATTGCAAAAAGAGGAAAGGAAAATGGGAGAGAAATTTTCTCGTATAGAATATGAAACAAATGAAATAAAAGATGAAAATACGAGTTTAAATATTCAGAACAGAACTTTGATATATGTTTTTAGTATTTGTGGTTTGTTGGGACTCTTTTTTTATGTTTATTTGACGCAAAAATCCAAAAATAGAGAACTACTTTTTAAACAACAACAGCAGGTTGCTAATGAAGATATTTATAATCTTATGATTTCGCAACAAAATGCGATTGAGGCGATAAGAATAAAAGAAAAGAAAAAGGTTGCTCAAGATTTACATGATGGAATTCTGGGTAGAATGTTTGGAGTCAGGATAAGTTTAGACAGCTTAGATAAAGTAGATGATGCAACAGCAGCAGTGAAACGTAAAAAATATTTGTCGGATTTAAGAGAGATAGAACAAGATATTCGTGAAATTTCTCATGATTTAAATAAAGAGAAATCCGAATTGATAAATAACTTTGTTGTTATCGTTGACAAGTTATTAGAAAATCAAAAAGCAACTTTTGATTCAGAATTAATCTCGAGTATTGATTCAAGCATTAGATGGGATTTAGTCGGTAACTCTATTAAAATAAATTTATACAGAATTATTCAAGAAGCATTGCAAAATTGTAATAAATATGCACAAGCAAAGACAATAAAAATAGAACTTAAAAATGAAGTAAATCATTTGTCTTTATTGATAAGTGATGATGGGGTAGGGTTTAATGTAAATAGAACAAAAAAAGGAATTGGTTTGCAGAATATTTTTTATCGAACAAAAGAATGTGATGGAACTATTGATATTAGATCTAATAAAGTAGATGGTACAGTTATAGTAATTAAAATTCCGATTGATCAAAAAATAAACCTACAGAATAATGACAATTGA
- a CDS encoding response regulator, producing the protein MTIDKVPERIIKKNILIVDDHPFIIEGYKNAITRYKPKEYDFLITQAKDCKSGYEIIIDPATASFDIAFLDISMPAYEEKEIYSGEDLAKLIMEHMPNCKIILLTMYTELLKIKTIIRTIKPKGLVIKNDLTFDELLFAFDKVMKNSTYYSQSVIEMLEESPKDSIEIDQLDEQILFHLSKGTKTDEIPHYIPISLKATIRRIDNLKGLLNVNEGTVEDLVTQARNKRLL; encoded by the coding sequence ATGACAATTGATAAAGTCCCCGAAAGAATAATTAAGAAAAATATACTAATAGTAGATGATCACCCTTTTATAATTGAAGGGTATAAAAATGCAATTACTAGATATAAACCTAAGGAGTATGATTTTTTAATTACTCAGGCAAAAGATTGTAAGTCGGGTTATGAGATTATCATAGATCCTGCAACAGCAAGTTTTGATATTGCATTTTTAGATATAAGCATGCCAGCTTATGAAGAAAAGGAAATATATTCGGGAGAAGATTTGGCAAAGCTAATCATGGAGCATATGCCAAATTGTAAAATAATTTTGCTGACCATGTATACCGAGTTACTTAAAATAAAAACAATTATTAGAACAATAAAACCTAAGGGGTTAGTTATAAAAAATGATTTAACATTTGATGAATTGCTTTTTGCTTTTGATAAAGTAATGAAAAACAGTACTTATTATAGTCAGTCAGTTATCGAAATGTTAGAAGAATCACCAAAAGACTCAATAGAAATAGATCAGCTAGATGAGCAAATTCTTTTCCATTTATCAAAAGGAACCAAGACAGATGAAATACCACATTATATTCCTATTTCTTTAAAAGCGACAATAAGGAGGATTGATAATTTGAAAGGGTTGCTAAATGTCAATGAAGGAACAGTTGAAGATTTAGTTACGCAGGCTAGAAATAAGAGGCTTTTATAA
- the thiL gene encoding thiamine-phosphate kinase: MIEDKNPQRTSIAQLGEFGLIEHLTKNFDVTQESTLKSIGDDAAVLDFKDKKVVVSTDLLIEGVHFDLAYMPLKHLGYKAVVVNISDICAMNAKPTQITVSVAVSNRFPLEALEELFAGITHAAKEYNVDVIGGDTTSSQKGLIISITAIGEADEDEIVYRNGAKQTDLLVVTGDIGAAYMGLQVLEREKQVFQVNPNSQPDLDAYTYLIERQLKPEARKDIRTLLHALEIKPTSMIDISDGLSSEIIHLCKQSKVGCNLYEDKLPLDPQFISVCEEFNIDSTTVAINGGEDYELLFTIAMEDFEKIKANPNFSIIGHMTQESEGIHLVTRANTKIALKARGWDALSE, translated from the coding sequence ATGATTGAAGATAAAAACCCACAACGTACCAGCATAGCACAATTAGGCGAATTTGGACTAATTGAACATTTAACAAAAAACTTTGATGTTACTCAGGAATCTACTTTAAAAAGTATTGGCGATGATGCTGCTGTATTAGATTTTAAAGACAAAAAAGTTGTTGTTTCCACCGATTTATTAATTGAAGGTGTGCATTTTGATTTGGCTTATATGCCTTTAAAACATTTAGGTTATAAAGCCGTAGTAGTAAATATCTCTGATATTTGTGCTATGAATGCCAAACCAACACAGATTACTGTTTCTGTAGCCGTTTCTAATCGTTTTCCATTAGAAGCTTTAGAAGAGCTATTTGCAGGTATCACTCATGCTGCCAAAGAATACAATGTAGATGTAATTGGTGGTGATACCACCTCATCTCAAAAAGGGTTAATTATTAGTATTACTGCTATTGGTGAGGCTGATGAAGATGAAATTGTATACAGAAATGGAGCCAAACAAACCGATTTATTGGTTGTTACTGGTGATATTGGAGCTGCATATATGGGATTACAAGTTTTAGAAAGAGAAAAACAAGTCTTTCAGGTAAACCCTAATTCTCAACCTGATTTAGATGCTTATACCTATTTAATCGAACGTCAATTAAAACCTGAAGCCCGTAAAGACATCCGTACATTATTACATGCTTTAGAGATTAAGCCAACTTCGATGATTGACATTTCTGACGGATTATCTTCTGAGATCATTCATTTATGTAAACAATCTAAAGTGGGTTGTAATTTATACGAAGACAAATTACCTCTAGATCCACAATTCATAAGTGTTTGTGAAGAGTTTAATATAGACAGTACTACTGTAGCAATAAATGGTGGTGAAGATTATGAATTACTTTTTACTATCGCTATGGAAGATTTTGAAAAAATAAAAGCAAATCCAAACTTCTCAATTATTGGTCATATGACGCAAGAAAGCGAAGGCATTCACCTAGTAACACGTGCTAATACAAAAATTGCTTTAAAAGCTCGTGGATGGGATGCATTAAGCGAATAA
- a CDS encoding DinB family protein, with protein sequence MKTLEAQVITSEDLLKHWQGHRALTRRVIELFPEKDFFEFSIGGMRPFSKLADELLAIAAPALKNIVERDSQPYKGEEGKLIFKAQYLQKWDESTAEINEYWEKLTIEDFSENFNLFGQYEFPIVQNILYFIDNEVHHRGQGYVYLRALGIEPPFFWER encoded by the coding sequence ATGAAAACACTAGAAGCACAAGTTATTACTTCAGAAGATTTATTAAAGCATTGGCAAGGACATCGTGCATTAACACGTCGTGTGATTGAATTATTCCCTGAGAAAGACTTTTTTGAATTTTCTATTGGTGGGATGCGCCCTTTTTCAAAATTAGCAGATGAACTTTTGGCGATTGCTGCACCAGCTTTAAAGAATATTGTAGAAAGAGATAGTCAGCCTTATAAGGGAGAAGAAGGGAAATTAATTTTTAAAGCCCAATATCTTCAAAAATGGGATGAATCTACTGCTGAGATTAATGAGTATTGGGAAAAGTTAACAATAGAGGACTTTAGTGAAAACTTTAATTTGTTTGGGCAATATGAGTTTCCAATTGTTCAGAATATCTTGTATTTTATCGATAATGAAGTACATCATCGAGGTCAAGGTTACGTTTACTTACGCGCTCTTGGTATTGAACCTCCATTTTTCTGGGAAAGATAA
- a CDS encoding helix-turn-helix transcriptional regulator, whose product MFDETPKRFDRIVAILIQLQSKKIVKAQELANRFEVSLRTIYRDIRTLEASGVPIYSEAGVGYALMEGYRLPPVMFTREEASSFIAAEKLMQKFTDTALGNHYASAMYKLKAVLKSDDKDWVSTIESSVLMQSAEKLFNDKSPNTLAILFESIAEKKQVILSYQALNSDEITDRNIESVGVFHDNNNWYVIGYCHLRSDYRQFRTDRVHGIKKTDNPFTLEHDSLETYLSKNETVSTTKVRILVEKKIARYLSHERKYHGFISEKEVENQIEMTFMSRDIEEGFSRWFLMFGDYAKIIEPERLKLRVLELLEKNKKRLL is encoded by the coding sequence ATGTTCGACGAAACTCCCAAACGATTTGACCGAATTGTCGCTATTCTAATTCAATTGCAATCCAAAAAAATTGTAAAAGCACAGGAATTAGCCAATCGTTTTGAAGTGAGCCTAAGAACAATTTACCGAGACATCCGTACTCTGGAAGCTTCTGGAGTTCCTATTTATAGTGAAGCTGGCGTTGGTTATGCTTTGATGGAAGGGTATCGCTTGCCTCCTGTAATGTTTACTCGAGAAGAAGCCAGCAGTTTTATTGCTGCAGAAAAATTGATGCAGAAATTTACTGATACTGCTTTAGGGAATCACTATGCTTCGGCCATGTATAAACTAAAGGCTGTACTTAAAAGTGATGATAAAGATTGGGTTTCTACAATTGAATCTAGTGTTTTAATGCAATCTGCTGAAAAACTTTTTAATGATAAATCACCTAATACATTAGCTATACTTTTTGAAAGTATTGCCGAGAAGAAACAAGTTATCCTTTCCTATCAGGCTTTAAATTCAGATGAAATTACTGATAGAAACATTGAATCTGTAGGCGTTTTTCATGATAACAACAATTGGTACGTAATAGGGTATTGCCATTTGCGTAGTGATTACCGACAATTTCGAACTGATCGCGTACATGGAATAAAAAAAACAGACAATCCCTTTACATTAGAACATGATTCTCTAGAAACTTACTTAAGCAAAAATGAAACTGTCTCAACTACCAAAGTGCGTATTCTTGTTGAGAAAAAAATAGCAAGGTATTTATCCCATGAGCGAAAATACCATGGCTTCATTTCTGAAAAAGAAGTAGAAAATCAAATCGAAATGACCTTTATGTCACGTGATATTGAAGAAGGTTTTTCCCGTTGGTTTTTAATGTTTGGTGATTATGCCAAAATAATTGAACCCGAGCGATTAAAACTTCGGGTTTTAGAATTACTAGAAAAAAATAAAAAAAGGCTCCTATAA
- the lepA gene encoding translation elongation factor 4, whose protein sequence is MKKIRNFCIIAHIDHGKSTLADRLLGATQTVTAREEKAQLLDNMDLERERGITIKSHAIQMEYTYKGEEYILNLIDTPGHVDFSYEVSRSIAACEGALLIVDAAQSIQAQTISNLYLALENDLEIIPVLNKVDLPSANPEEVSDDIIDLLGCKLEDIIHASGKTGFGVENILAAIIEKIPPPTGNIDEPLQALIFDSHYNPFRGIEVIFRVKNGQIKKGQKIKFMATGNEYFADEIGTLKLNQVPKNVISAGDVGYLISGIKEAKEVKVGDTLTDAKVPTTNVITGFEDVKPMVFAGIYPVDTEDYEELRNSMEKLQLNDASLVFLPESSAALGFGFRCGFLGMLHMEIIQERLEREFNMTVITTVPNVSYHAFTKKEPDTILIVNNPSDLPEPSKLDHVEEPFIKATIITKADYVGNVMSLCIEKRGLITNQTYLTTERVELTFDMPLAEIVFDFYDRLKTVSKGYASFDYTPIGMRTSNLVKVDILLNATIVDALSSLMHVDNAYSIGKKMCEKLKELIPRQQFDIPVQAAIGVKVISRETIKALRKDVTAKCYGGDISRKRKLLEKQKKGKKRMRLVGNVEIPQEAFMAVLKLND, encoded by the coding sequence ATGAAAAAGATACGTAACTTTTGCATTATTGCACACATTGATCACGGTAAAAGTACACTTGCTGACCGTTTGCTTGGCGCTACACAAACCGTTACTGCTCGTGAAGAAAAGGCCCAATTATTAGACAATATGGACTTGGAACGCGAACGTGGAATTACCATAAAAAGTCACGCAATCCAAATGGAGTATACTTATAAAGGAGAAGAATATATCCTAAATTTAATTGACACTCCTGGACACGTTGACTTTTCATACGAAGTTTCAAGATCAATTGCGGCCTGCGAAGGGGCGTTATTAATTGTTGATGCTGCACAAAGTATACAAGCTCAAACAATATCAAATTTATATTTAGCATTAGAAAACGACTTAGAAATTATTCCAGTTTTAAATAAAGTCGATCTACCAAGTGCAAATCCTGAAGAAGTTAGCGATGATATTATCGATTTACTAGGATGTAAATTAGAAGACATTATTCATGCTTCTGGAAAAACAGGTTTTGGTGTTGAAAATATTTTAGCTGCCATTATCGAAAAAATTCCTCCTCCAACAGGAAATATAGACGAGCCATTACAGGCTTTGATTTTTGATTCACATTACAATCCGTTCCGTGGAATTGAAGTTATTTTCCGTGTTAAAAACGGACAGATAAAAAAGGGACAAAAAATTAAATTCATGGCTACTGGCAATGAATATTTTGCTGATGAAATTGGAACTTTAAAATTAAATCAAGTTCCTAAAAATGTAATTTCTGCAGGTGATGTTGGTTATTTGATTTCTGGAATTAAAGAAGCAAAAGAAGTAAAAGTTGGAGATACGTTGACGGATGCTAAGGTACCAACTACCAATGTAATTACTGGTTTTGAAGATGTAAAACCAATGGTTTTTGCTGGAATTTATCCTGTAGATACTGAAGATTATGAGGAGTTGAGAAACTCTATGGAAAAACTACAGTTGAACGATGCTTCACTAGTGTTTTTACCAGAAAGTTCAGCTGCATTAGGATTTGGTTTCCGTTGTGGATTCTTAGGAATGCTACACATGGAAATTATCCAAGAGCGTTTGGAGAGAGAGTTTAACATGACAGTTATTACTACCGTTCCCAACGTTTCGTATCATGCTTTTACAAAAAAAGAACCTGATACAATTCTTATTGTAAACAACCCTTCTGACTTACCTGAGCCATCAAAATTAGATCACGTAGAAGAACCTTTTATAAAAGCAACAATCATTACAAAAGCCGATTATGTTGGTAATGTTATGAGTTTGTGTATTGAAAAACGTGGTTTGATTACTAACCAAACCTACTTAACTACAGAACGTGTAGAATTAACTTTTGATATGCCTTTGGCAGAGATTGTATTTGACTTTTACGACCGTTTAAAAACCGTTTCTAAAGGATACGCTTCTTTTGATTATACGCCAATTGGAATGAGAACTTCTAATTTGGTTAAAGTGGATATTTTGTTGAATGCTACAATCGTAGATGCTTTGTCTTCTTTGATGCACGTTGACAACGCTTATTCTATTGGTAAAAAGATGTGCGAAAAGTTGAAAGAATTGATTCCAAGACAACAATTTGATATTCCAGTTCAAGCCGCAATTGGTGTAAAAGTAATCTCTCGTGAAACAATAAAAGCCTTACGTAAAGACGTTACTGCCAAATGTTATGGTGGAGATATTTCTCGTAAACGTAAATTACTTGAAAAACAGAAAAAAGGTAAAAAGAGAATGCGATTAGTAGGAAACGTAGAAATTCCTCAAGAAGCATTTATGGCTGTACTTAAATTGAATGACTAA
- a CDS encoding CvpA family protein translates to MSFFDMILGALLVYGLYQGIKNGLFVEVASFISLLLGIYLAIKFSSLMKEIIMKHVSWNPNTIQITAFILTFILVVIAVYLLAKFLTGIADFAQLGWLNKIGGGLFRILKTVLILSVIFTLFEKINFNHTFAKKETLDKSIFYNPIQKVAGFIFPSIENWYDTLKKSSAEKESETSK, encoded by the coding sequence ATGAGTTTTTTCGATATGATTTTAGGTGCTTTATTAGTTTACGGTTTATACCAAGGCATCAAAAATGGGCTTTTTGTAGAGGTAGCCTCTTTTATCTCTTTATTATTAGGGATTTATTTAGCTATTAAATTTTCTTCTTTAATGAAAGAAATCATCATGAAACATGTTTCATGGAACCCAAATACAATACAGATTACGGCTTTTATCCTAACATTTATTTTAGTCGTCATTGCTGTATATTTATTAGCCAAATTTTTAACTGGAATTGCTGATTTTGCTCAATTGGGATGGCTTAATAAAATAGGTGGAGGTCTTTTTAGAATTCTAAAAACTGTTCTGATTCTGAGTGTTATTTTTACTCTTTTTGAAAAAATAAACTTCAACCATACTTTTGCAAAAAAGGAAACATTAGATAAATCTATATTTTATAATCCAATACAAAAAGTAGCTGGGTTTATTTTCCCTTCGATAGAAAACTGGTATGACACTTTAAAGAAAAGCAGTGCTGAAAAAGAATCTGAAACAAGTAAATAA
- the pheS gene encoding phenylalanine--tRNA ligase subunit alpha: MIDKIKEYIGEAQAFSTENKEELEAFRIKFLGKKGVLNDFFAEFKSVPNDQKKEFGQVINALKTAAEDKVKAIVEALESKEEIKGIYGDLTRAAEPVIIGSRHPISIVKNQIIDIFANIGFNVSEGPEIEDDWHNFTALNLPEYHPARDMQDTFFIQTNPDVLLRTQTSSVQVRYMENHKPPFRTISPGRVFRNEAISSRSHCIFHQVEGLYIDKDVSFADLKQTLLYFTKEMFGKSKIRLRPSYFPFTEPSAEIDIYWGLKTETDYRITKGTGWLEIGGCGMVDPNVLKNCDINPEEYNGFAFGMGVERIAMLLYQIGDIRMFFENDVRFLEQFKSNI; the protein is encoded by the coding sequence ATGATAGATAAGATAAAAGAATATATTGGGGAAGCTCAAGCTTTTTCAACAGAAAATAAGGAAGAATTAGAAGCATTCCGTATTAAGTTTCTTGGGAAAAAAGGTGTTTTAAACGATTTTTTTGCCGAATTCAAGAGTGTACCAAATGACCAAAAAAAGGAATTTGGACAAGTTATAAATGCTTTAAAAACAGCTGCTGAAGATAAGGTAAAAGCTATTGTTGAAGCACTAGAAAGCAAAGAAGAAATTAAAGGTATTTACGGAGATTTAACTCGTGCTGCTGAACCAGTAATCATTGGTTCTCGTCACCCTATATCAATAGTAAAGAACCAAATTATAGATATTTTTGCTAATATTGGTTTTAATGTTTCCGAAGGTCCAGAAATCGAAGATGACTGGCATAATTTTACGGCATTAAACCTTCCGGAATACCATCCGGCACGTGATATGCAAGATACTTTTTTCATACAAACAAATCCTGATGTGTTGTTGCGTACGCAAACATCATCGGTTCAGGTGCGTTATATGGAAAATCATAAACCACCATTTCGTACTATTTCTCCAGGACGAGTTTTTCGTAATGAAGCAATCTCGTCACGTTCGCATTGTATATTCCATCAAGTAGAAGGATTATACATTGATAAAGACGTTTCTTTTGCCGATTTAAAACAAACATTACTTTATTTTACTAAAGAAATGTTCGGGAAATCAAAAATTCGTTTGCGTCCGTCTTATTTTCCATTTACAGAGCCTAGCGCCGAAATTGATATTTATTGGGGACTAAAAACAGAAACTGATTACCGTATTACTAAAGGAACGGGTTGGTTAGAAATTGGAGGATGTGGAATGGTCGATCCAAACGTTTTGAAAAATTGCGATATAAATCCAGAGGAATATAATGGATTTGCATTTGGAATGGGAGTAGAACGTATCGCGATGTTATTGTATCAAATTGGTGATATCCGTATGTTTTTTGAAAATGATGTTCGTTTCTTAGAGCAATTTAAATCGAATATATAA
- a CDS encoding NAD(P)H-dependent glycerol-3-phosphate dehydrogenase, protein MSENLKFAVIGGGSWATAIAKMLCVNLSEISWYMRNDAAIEHINKYKHNPNYLSSVEFDTQKLKLTNNINEAVEYADYIIFAIPSAFLHAELEKLTVSLENKIVFSAIKGIVPETSLIVGEHFHIKYDIPYYNIGVITGPCHAEEVALERLSYLTIACGDPNKASVVAKNLSGNYIKAKISDDIIGTEYAAMLKNIYAIAAGIAHGLGYGDNFQSVIMSNAIREMKKFIKKVHKMKRNINDSAYLGDLLVTGYSVFSRNRMFGNMIGKGYTVKSAMMEMSMVSEGYYATKSAYKLNQGYGAKTPIIDAVYSILYEGKDAKVVFKKLTEVLD, encoded by the coding sequence ATGAGCGAAAATTTAAAATTTGCAGTAATCGGTGGTGGAAGCTGGGCAACCGCCATTGCAAAAATGCTATGTGTAAATCTTTCTGAAATTTCGTGGTACATGCGTAATGACGCTGCTATCGAACACATTAATAAATACAAACACAATCCGAATTACTTAAGTTCGGTAGAATTTGATACTCAAAAACTAAAACTTACCAATAATATAAATGAAGCTGTTGAATATGCCGATTATATTATTTTTGCTATTCCATCGGCTTTTTTACATGCTGAGTTAGAAAAACTAACCGTTTCGTTAGAAAATAAAATTGTCTTCTCTGCTATTAAAGGTATTGTTCCTGAAACGAGCTTAATTGTTGGTGAACATTTTCATATAAAATATGATATCCCATATTATAACATTGGCGTTATTACTGGCCCATGTCATGCTGAAGAAGTTGCTCTTGAAAGATTATCATACTTAACAATTGCATGTGGTGATCCAAACAAAGCTAGTGTCGTAGCTAAAAACCTATCAGGAAACTACATCAAAGCCAAAATTTCTGATGATATTATTGGTACTGAATATGCTGCAATGCTTAAAAACATTTATGCAATAGCTGCTGGAATTGCTCATGGCTTAGGTTATGGTGATAACTTCCAATCGGTCATAATGAGTAATGCTATTCGTGAGATGAAAAAATTCATCAAAAAAGTGCACAAGATGAAACGTAACATTAATGATTCTGCCTACCTAGGCGATTTATTAGTTACAGGATATTCTGTTTTCTCAAGAAACCGAATGTTCGGAAATATGATTGGAAAAGGATACACTGTAAAAAGTGCTATGATGGAAATGAGTATGGTTTCTGAAGGTTATTATGCAACCAAAAGTGCTTACAAACTAAACCAAGGTTATGGTGCAAAAACACCAATTATAGATGCTGTATACAGTATTTTATATGAAGGTAAGGATGCTAAAGTTGTATTTAAAAAATTAACTGAAGTATTAGATTAG